The following proteins are co-located in the Thermodesulfobacteriota bacterium genome:
- the glyQ gene encoding glycine--tRNA ligase subunit alpha yields MNFQDLIFALERFWAGRGCVIQQPYDLEVGAGTFNPATFLRVLGPEPWKVAYVEPSRRPTDGRYGENPNRLQHYYQYQVILKPSPIEIQEIYLDSLRSFGIDPLSHDIRFVEDDWESPTLGAWGLGWEVWLDGMEITQFTYFQQAGGIELNPIPVEITYGIERIAMYLQGVDNVYDLQWTDGITYGDIHHRGEVEFSTYNFEQADVEMLFRLFEMYEREAKRLIEVGLVLPAYDYCLKTSHTFNLLDARGAISVTERMAYILRVRALARLCAEGYLQQREAMGFPLLKKF; encoded by the coding sequence ATGAACTTTCAGGATCTGATCTTCGCCCTTGAGAGATTCTGGGCCGGTAGAGGATGCGTGATTCAGCAACCCTACGACCTCGAGGTGGGCGCAGGCACCTTCAATCCGGCCACCTTCCTGAGGGTCCTGGGACCCGAGCCCTGGAAGGTCGCCTACGTGGAGCCCTCTCGGCGTCCGACGGATGGCCGGTATGGAGAGAATCCCAATCGTCTCCAACACTACTACCAGTATCAGGTCATCCTCAAACCCTCCCCGATCGAGATTCAGGAGATTTATCTTGATAGCCTCAGGTCCTTCGGGATCGACCCCCTGAGCCACGACATCCGCTTCGTGGAGGACGACTGGGAGTCTCCGACACTCGGCGCCTGGGGGTTGGGCTGGGAGGTCTGGCTGGACGGGATGGAGATCACCCAGTTCACCTATTTTCAGCAGGCCGGCGGCATCGAACTGAATCCCATCCCCGTGGAGATCACCTACGGCATCGAACGGATCGCCATGTATCTCCAGGGCGTCGATAACGTTTACGATCTTCAATGGACCGACGGGATCACCTACGGCGACATCCATCACCGGGGAGAGGTCGAATTCTCCACTTACAATTTTGAGCAGGCCGATGTGGAGATGCTCTTTCGTCTCTTCGAGATGTACGAAAGAGAGGCGAAGCGGTTGATCGAGGTCGGCCTCGTCCTGCCTGCTTACGACTACTGTTTGAAGACCTCCCACACCTTCAACCTTCTCGACGCCCGGGGCGCCATCAGCGTCACCGAGAGGATGGCCTACATCCTGAGGGTGAGGGCCCTGGCGAGGCTCTGCGCCGAAGGTTACCTCCAGCAGAGGGAGGCGATGGGATTTCCCCTTTTGAAGAAGTTTTGA
- a CDS encoding amidohydrolase family protein: protein MLSDVALGNSPPDLVLNNANLFNSLTGEFIPGQSIWIKAGRVAYVGNDSDFKRDPQTRVIDAGGMTVLPGLIDGHTHTVSNRYGTEEFIRFVIPTGVTTVVTELMETATVSGKEGIEVPVAGFDEQPIRIYHTVPPVCGLTPVEEVMAPTLDEFIALLKHPKCLGIGEIYWGNLFLEGEQGERLKKLIAIALAMGKVVEGHTAGAPLKKLQAYAGFGISSCHEPITEEEVLERLRQGYWVMIRQGWIRKELPGVAGIFQRKIDLRRLTLTTDGVDPEAFLEEGYLDGAVRTALKMGISPPMVYQMVTLNVAEHFRLDPLLGSLTPGKMADLVMIPSPEEFSPRLVMCDGKIIFQDGKSLVEPRRIQFPKHLFSTVNIPHYTIPSLPTRGKVRVMELVSRLVTRESFVDLDNPEESSDLNMVLALDRLGSGEAFMGFLKGFGLQRGAYGTTASWDATDILVVGCDPSSIGTVVERSKEIGGGFVYAIGSEIVAECPAPLFGLMSLKPMETVRREVRRIEEALNRNGVRWERPMLTVDTLSTAAIPHLRITHRGYVRLKDREILPL from the coding sequence ATGCTGAGCGATGTTGCCCTTGGAAATTCTCCTCCGGACCTGGTGTTGAACAACGCCAACCTCTTCAACTCTCTCACTGGAGAGTTTATTCCGGGTCAATCGATCTGGATCAAGGCCGGCAGGGTCGCCTATGTGGGAAACGACAGCGATTTTAAAAGGGACCCTCAGACCCGTGTCATCGATGCCGGCGGGATGACCGTCCTCCCCGGGCTGATCGACGGCCACACGCACACCGTGAGTAACCGTTATGGAACCGAAGAATTCATCCGCTTTGTGATCCCGACGGGCGTGACCACGGTCGTTACCGAATTGATGGAGACGGCCACGGTCTCGGGAAAGGAAGGCATCGAAGTTCCCGTTGCAGGGTTCGATGAGCAACCCATCCGTATTTATCATACCGTTCCTCCGGTCTGCGGGCTCACCCCCGTCGAGGAGGTGATGGCTCCGACCCTTGACGAATTTATCGCTCTGTTAAAACATCCAAAGTGCCTCGGCATCGGAGAGATTTACTGGGGGAACCTCTTTCTCGAAGGCGAACAGGGAGAGAGGTTAAAGAAACTCATCGCAATTGCCCTCGCAATGGGCAAAGTGGTTGAGGGACATACCGCCGGGGCTCCTTTAAAGAAGCTTCAGGCCTATGCCGGTTTCGGCATCTCCTCCTGTCACGAACCCATCACCGAAGAAGAAGTGCTCGAAAGGCTGAGACAGGGTTACTGGGTGATGATCCGGCAGGGATGGATCCGGAAGGAGCTTCCTGGCGTGGCCGGGATTTTCCAGAGGAAGATCGACCTGAGAAGGCTCACCCTGACGACCGATGGGGTCGATCCGGAGGCATTTCTTGAGGAGGGTTACCTGGACGGAGCGGTGAGGACCGCCTTGAAGATGGGCATTTCTCCACCAATGGTTTACCAGATGGTGACGCTCAATGTGGCCGAGCATTTCCGGCTCGACCCCCTCCTCGGCTCGCTTACACCGGGGAAGATGGCAGACCTTGTGATGATCCCATCTCCTGAGGAGTTCTCTCCCCGACTGGTCATGTGTGACGGAAAGATCATCTTTCAAGACGGAAAATCTCTGGTCGAGCCGAGAAGGATCCAATTTCCAAAACACCTCTTCTCGACGGTAAACATTCCGCATTACACGATTCCTTCTCTTCCGACTCGTGGCAAGGTGAGGGTCATGGAGCTTGTGAGCAGGCTGGTCACGAGAGAGAGCTTCGTCGATCTCGACAACCCTGAAGAGTCCTCTGATCTCAATATGGTCCTCGCCCTCGACCGTCTCGGAAGCGGAGAGGCCTTCATGGGCTTCCTTAAAGGATTCGGCCTCCAGAGGGGAGCCTACGGAACGACCGCGAGCTGGGATGCGACCGATATCCTCGTGGTGGGATGCGATCCCTCGTCGATCGGGACCGTGGTCGAGAGATCGAAGGAGATCGGAGGCGGATTCGTCTATGCGATCGGAAGCGAAATCGTCGCCGAATGCCCCGCGCCCCTTTTCGGCCTGATGTCTTTGAAACCGATGGAGACCGTGAGAAGAGAAGTCCGAAGGATCGAAGAAGCCCTCAACCGAAACGGTGTCCGATGGGAAAGGCCCATGCTGACGGTCGATACCCTGAGCACCGCCGCCATCCCCCACCTCCGAATCACCCACCGAGGTTATGTGAGGTTGAAGGACAGAGAAATCCTCCCCCTGTAG
- a CDS encoding HEPN domain-containing protein, whose translation MLKEAILDLEEAEKILPLAERATYLLAYNAMLKAGRALLLLQGFVPDDGAQHKTVVEVMSAIMGERYRHLTEQFESMRRKRHEMTYEAGTLLSKSEVEKAFSDAVAIVKKILKEVKDQNPQLELKFELRKKR comes from the coding sequence CTGTTAAAAGAAGCTATTTTGGACCTCGAAGAGGCAGAAAAGATTCTTCCATTGGCAGAGCGAGCCACCTATCTGCTGGCCTATAATGCAATGCTCAAGGCAGGAAGGGCCCTCCTGCTCCTCCAGGGTTTTGTCCCTGACGATGGAGCACAGCATAAGACCGTGGTTGAAGTGATGAGCGCTATCATGGGAGAACGGTATCGACATCTCACGGAACAATTTGAATCGATGCGGAGAAAGAGGCACGAAATGACCTACGAGGCTGGAACACTTCTCTCAAAATCCGAAGTGGAAAAGGCTTTCTCAGACGCCGTTGCCATCGTTAAAAAGATTTTGAAGGAGGTGAAGGATCAAAATCCCCAATTAGAGCTGAAATTTGAGCTGAGAAAAAAAAGATAA
- a CDS encoding thioesterase produces the protein MESGHEKPQTWEDAYLVSFYEVDAQNRIFLPSLWKYLQETAWNHANRLGIGYEDLARSGCFWILSRLAIDIQEYPAWGDKIRVKTWLMGSSRLFAFRDFSIMKDDGRIIGGAKSAWVVLDIKTRKPQRIEPFLRGLNPHPDQHGGKTPLEKLPAPGHPDEETFFTVRYSDLDLNLHVNNARYIEWILDSYSFEMNQTHQISTLEINFLAESNFGDELIVRTEELKNSPSTFLHSIVRKGDELELCRARVRWKPANPNISEK, from the coding sequence ATGGAGTCCGGCCACGAAAAACCCCAAACCTGGGAGGACGCCTACCTGGTGAGCTTCTATGAAGTCGATGCCCAAAACCGGATCTTCCTCCCGAGCCTCTGGAAGTATCTCCAGGAGACGGCCTGGAACCATGCCAACCGCCTGGGAATCGGCTATGAAGACCTGGCCCGAAGCGGCTGTTTCTGGATCCTCTCCCGGCTGGCCATCGATATTCAGGAATACCCTGCCTGGGGGGATAAGATAAGGGTTAAGACCTGGCTCATGGGAAGCAGTCGCCTCTTTGCGTTTCGGGATTTTTCGATCATGAAGGATGACGGCAGGATCATCGGCGGCGCGAAGAGCGCATGGGTGGTGCTCGACATAAAAACCCGCAAACCCCAGCGGATCGAACCTTTCCTCCGAGGATTAAACCCCCATCCGGATCAGCACGGGGGAAAGACTCCTCTGGAGAAACTGCCTGCGCCAGGCCATCCGGATGAGGAGACCTTCTTCACGGTCCGCTACAGCGACCTCGATTTGAACCTCCATGTGAATAACGCCCGATATATCGAGTGGATCCTCGATAGCTATTCCTTTGAGATGAACCAGACCCATCAGATCTCGACCCTTGAAATCAATTTCCTTGCGGAGTCGAACTTCGGCGATGAACTCATTGTTCGCACCGAAGAATTGAAGAATTCCCCTTCGACCTTCCTCCATTCCATCGTGAGAAAAGGGGACGAGCTGGAGCTCTGCCGCGCAAGGGTGAGGTGGAAACCTGCTAACCCGAATATTTCGGAAAAATAA
- the lolA gene encoding outer membrane lipoprotein chaperone LolA, which yields MGVFLFSPSGWGSSGQTLLMEIQHQYEKTQDFEASFVQEYIGKVMRQPQKGEGKVFFKKKGMMRWDYRIPNQKIISDGQTLWFYQPEENQVLVSPVERMVKEFGFLMGEGDLRRDFRLIAVNDSAQGRDDLTVIEIAPKEPHPAVSKLSLTLDRKTYLVVQVDVVDGLGNVTRTRFNEIKTNTNLPAAFFQFKVPPGTEVIRMQDPGSPGGKRSK from the coding sequence ATGGGGGTGTTCCTCTTCTCCCCTTCGGGATGGGGATCTTCCGGCCAGACGCTTCTGATGGAGATCCAGCATCAATACGAGAAGACCCAGGATTTCGAAGCCTCTTTCGTCCAGGAGTATATTGGCAAGGTGATGCGTCAGCCCCAGAAAGGGGAGGGGAAGGTCTTCTTCAAGAAGAAGGGGATGATGCGATGGGACTATCGGATTCCCAACCAGAAGATCATCTCCGATGGCCAGACCCTCTGGTTCTACCAGCCGGAGGAGAACCAGGTTTTGGTCTCCCCTGTGGAGAGGATGGTGAAGGAGTTCGGGTTTCTGATGGGAGAGGGAGATCTGAGGAGGGATTTCAGGCTTATCGCGGTCAACGATTCGGCTCAGGGCAGAGACGACCTGACCGTCATCGAGATCGCTCCCAAGGAGCCACACCCCGCGGTCTCCAAGCTATCGCTCACCCTGGACCGGAAGACCTATCTGGTCGTCCAGGTGGATGTGGTGGATGGCCTCGGCAATGTGACCAGAACCCGATTCAACGAGATCAAGACCAATACCAACCTCCCCGCCGCCTTCTTCCAATTCAAGGTCCCGCCCGGGACCGAGGTCATCCGAATGCAGGATCCAGGGTCACCCGGCGGGAAGAGGTCCAAGTAG
- the glyS gene encoding glycine--tRNA ligase subunit beta, whose amino-acid sequence MKELLLEIGTEEIPAGFVPKALADLKDLVQKELEANRIDFSGVRTLGTPRRIVLLIESVSERQRDEEIRKIGPSKATAFDPQGAPTKAAIGFAKSQSVPVESLEVVKTDKGEYVCAVKREAGKPTFEVLQKMLPGIILAIPFQKSMRWGETSIRFARPIHWVLCLFGGEVVDFELGPLRSGNVTFGHRFMHPEPMVVGDIRSYLEKMDAAKVIVDPEERRKRILEGMIREAEKVSGKVLVDEDLLDEVNFLVEFPFPLCGSFDPKFLSLPREVVIHSMKEHQRYFPVVDGSGELLPHFIFLSNLVPRDERVVVKGNERVLKARLTDAAFFFEEDLKVPLEKRVEDLKKVVFQAKLGTSYEKVMRFKALASYLVERIDPGLRAPVERAAYLCKADLVTGMVGEFPKLQGVMGREYAKRFGESPEVSEALYEHYLPAFSGDRLPSGPVGDIVSMADKLDTIVGCFGVGLVPTGTADPFGLRRQALGIIRIILEKGYPLSLVEMVEEAGRLLGEKLERPFEEVKAEVLDFFRVRFQNLLLDRGYPFDVIDAVLSTSFDQLLDLHHRIEALREARTWKDFESIVIGFKRAMNILKGASFPAGVNPCLFSKPEEGDLYQTFTETKGRIEELLRRKDYVASLFEMSRMKQAIDAFFDGVMVMVEEEAIRNNRLALLDAIGKLFLRFADFSKLA is encoded by the coding sequence ATGAAAGAACTTCTCCTTGAAATCGGAACCGAGGAGATCCCGGCAGGGTTCGTTCCTAAGGCCCTTGCCGATCTAAAAGACCTGGTTCAGAAGGAACTGGAGGCGAACCGGATCGATTTCAGCGGGGTCAGGACCCTGGGCACCCCCAGGCGGATCGTCCTGCTCATCGAATCGGTATCGGAGAGGCAGCGGGACGAGGAGATCCGAAAGATCGGCCCCTCCAAGGCGACCGCTTTCGATCCCCAAGGGGCTCCCACCAAGGCGGCGATCGGGTTTGCCAAGAGCCAATCGGTCCCGGTCGAGTCTCTCGAAGTGGTTAAGACCGACAAAGGCGAGTATGTCTGTGCGGTCAAGCGGGAGGCTGGAAAACCCACCTTTGAGGTCCTCCAAAAAATGCTTCCGGGGATCATCCTCGCCATCCCCTTCCAGAAGTCGATGCGGTGGGGGGAGACCTCCATCCGATTTGCCCGGCCCATCCACTGGGTCCTCTGCCTCTTCGGCGGCGAGGTCGTCGATTTCGAATTGGGCCCCCTCCGGAGCGGAAACGTGACCTTCGGCCACCGGTTCATGCATCCCGAGCCGATGGTGGTCGGGGACATCCGATCTTACCTCGAGAAGATGGACGCGGCCAAGGTGATCGTCGATCCCGAAGAGCGGAGGAAGAGGATCCTGGAAGGGATGATCCGGGAGGCGGAGAAGGTTTCCGGGAAGGTCCTCGTTGACGAGGATCTGCTCGACGAGGTCAACTTTCTGGTCGAGTTTCCCTTCCCGCTCTGCGGGAGTTTCGATCCGAAATTTCTCTCCCTTCCTCGGGAGGTGGTCATCCACTCGATGAAGGAGCATCAGCGGTATTTTCCGGTGGTGGACGGATCCGGGGAGTTGCTTCCCCACTTCATCTTTCTCAGCAACCTCGTCCCCCGAGACGAGAGGGTCGTGGTGAAGGGAAACGAACGCGTCCTCAAGGCCCGGCTCACCGATGCGGCCTTCTTCTTCGAGGAAGATTTGAAGGTACCCCTCGAAAAGAGAGTCGAGGATCTGAAGAAGGTCGTCTTTCAGGCCAAACTGGGAACCTCCTACGAAAAGGTGATGCGGTTTAAAGCCCTGGCCTCCTATCTGGTGGAGCGGATCGACCCCGGCCTTCGAGCCCCCGTCGAACGGGCGGCCTATTTGTGCAAGGCCGATTTGGTGACCGGCATGGTAGGAGAATTCCCCAAGCTTCAGGGCGTCATGGGGCGGGAGTATGCGAAACGCTTCGGTGAGAGCCCCGAGGTCTCCGAGGCCCTCTACGAACATTACCTTCCGGCCTTTTCAGGAGACCGGCTGCCCTCCGGGCCTGTCGGCGATATCGTGAGCATGGCCGACAAACTGGACACCATCGTCGGCTGCTTCGGCGTGGGCCTGGTCCCGACGGGAACGGCCGACCCTTTTGGTCTGAGGCGCCAGGCCCTCGGAATCATCCGGATCATCCTTGAGAAGGGATATCCCCTCTCCCTCGTCGAGATGGTCGAGGAGGCCGGGCGGCTCCTGGGCGAGAAATTGGAACGGCCCTTCGAAGAGGTCAAGGCAGAGGTGCTGGATTTCTTCAGGGTGCGGTTCCAGAATCTCCTTCTCGACAGGGGTTACCCCTTCGACGTGATCGATGCGGTCCTTTCAACCTCCTTCGATCAACTCCTCGATCTTCATCACCGGATCGAGGCCCTGAGAGAGGCCCGAACGTGGAAGGACTTCGAATCGATCGTGATCGGCTTCAAGCGGGCCATGAACATCCTGAAGGGGGCCTCCTTCCCGGCCGGCGTCAACCCCTGCCTCTTTTCGAAACCAGAAGAGGGGGACCTCTACCAGACCTTCACGGAGACGAAGGGAAGGATCGAGGAGCTCCTCCGCAGAAAAGATTACGTGGCCTCGCTCTTCGAAATGAGCCGGATGAAACAGGCCATCGACGCCTTCTTCGACGGCGTCATGGTGATGGTCGAAGAGGAGGCGATCCGGAACAACCGCCTCGCTCTGCTCGATGCCATCGGCAAGCTCTTCTTGAGGTTTGCCGACTTCTCGAAGCTCGCCTGA
- a CDS encoding ATP-binding protein, with protein MKNPFTLGIVRREDFCNREKELEDLLRSARNGNHTVLYAPRRFGKSSLVTLALDILRQEGFLTVYIDLFPVTSELDFISRFSSGIFKGVGRETDPRSFLEETANLFKKLIPSIDIKPDGFSLSVKFDRSLEPDLLLDDLMEGLYRYVEGKKLRACIALDEFQEITELPGSKRIEGILRSHIQLHKEVAYFFVGSRRGMLKDMFSNTSRPFYKSAFLYTLQEISREDFVSYVVKKFMDTGKRCPKEIANQIYDLTRGYPYYVQKLASLAWDRTEKECDGPIVQEAYRHLIEIERIDFEGIWSGLTLMQKSLLRAIAEEPVHSPYSREFLERHHFTIGGTQRAMKILLSRDLIEKDGQGRYRLTDPIMEAWLKG; from the coding sequence TTGAAAAATCCATTTACTCTTGGGATTGTTAGAAGGGAAGATTTTTGTAATAGGGAGAAGGAATTAGAGGACCTTCTTCGTTCGGCGAGAAATGGGAATCACACCGTACTATATGCGCCTCGACGGTTTGGAAAGTCTTCATTGGTTACGCTGGCGCTGGATATCTTGAGGCAGGAAGGGTTCTTAACGGTCTATATCGACCTTTTTCCGGTAACATCTGAACTGGATTTCATCTCGAGATTTTCTTCTGGAATTTTTAAAGGAGTGGGAAGGGAGACTGACCCCAGAAGTTTTCTCGAAGAAACAGCGAACCTCTTTAAGAAATTGATACCAAGCATCGATATAAAGCCGGACGGGTTTAGCCTTTCGGTTAAGTTTGACCGTTCATTAGAGCCGGATTTGCTTCTGGACGATCTCATGGAGGGCCTCTACAGATATGTCGAGGGGAAAAAACTTCGGGCTTGTATTGCCCTGGATGAATTCCAGGAGATCACAGAACTTCCAGGCTCTAAAAGGATAGAAGGGATTCTTCGTTCTCATATACAACTTCATAAAGAGGTGGCCTACTTTTTTGTGGGGAGCCGAAGGGGGATGTTGAAAGACATGTTTTCGAACACGAGCCGTCCCTTTTATAAAAGCGCCTTTTTATATACCCTGCAAGAGATTTCGAGGGAAGATTTCGTTTCTTATGTGGTGAAGAAATTCATGGACACGGGTAAGAGATGTCCGAAAGAGATCGCCAATCAGATCTACGATCTCACCCGAGGCTACCCCTATTATGTCCAGAAACTGGCCTCCCTTGCATGGGACAGAACCGAAAAAGAATGCGATGGCCCCATCGTTCAGGAAGCCTATCGTCACCTCATCGAGATAGAGCGCATCGACTTTGAGGGGATATGGAGCGGGCTTACCTTGATGCAAAAATCGCTATTAAGAGCTATTGCTGAAGAGCCTGTTCACTCTCCTTATTCCCGAGAATTCCTCGAGAGGCACCACTTCACCATCGGCGGAACGCAGAGGGCGATGAAGATTCTTCTTTCGAGAGACTTGATCGAAAAGGATGGCCAAGGAAGGTATCGGTTGACCGACCCCATTATGGAGGCATGGCTGAAAGGATGA
- a CDS encoding nucleotidyltransferase domain-containing protein, producing the protein MFLLLGSKLRRKLLTYSFTHPDENHYVRELSLLIDEDPGNLSRELKRLENEGVYHSVTKGRVKYYSLNRNYPLFHELKEIIFKTEGVQGSLKDLVQRYKGITLAFLYGSYAKEKERISSDIDLVVVGEFSRSSFTRDIRKLESTLNREINFTAYTPKEFEKERSKKGSFLNLVLKEEIILLKGTLDAK; encoded by the coding sequence GTGTTTCTGCTGCTTGGCTCAAAATTGAGACGAAAATTGCTGACCTACTCCTTCACCCATCCCGATGAAAATCACTACGTCAGAGAGCTTTCTCTCCTCATCGACGAAGATCCGGGGAACCTTTCGAGGGAATTGAAGAGGCTGGAGAACGAAGGGGTTTATCACTCGGTCACCAAAGGGAGGGTAAAATACTACTCTCTTAACCGGAATTACCCACTTTTTCATGAGCTTAAAGAGATCATCTTTAAAACAGAGGGCGTCCAAGGGAGTCTCAAAGATCTCGTTCAAAGATATAAAGGAATTACATTGGCCTTCCTTTACGGGTCTTATGCAAAAGAAAAGGAACGAATCAGTTCGGACATCGATCTGGTCGTTGTGGGAGAATTCTCCCGCTCTTCTTTTACCCGGGATATTCGAAAGCTGGAGTCAACCTTGAACAGAGAAATTAATTTCACGGCTTATACCCCTAAAGAATTTGAGAAAGAAAGGAGCAAAAAGGGAAGCTTTCTTAATCTTGTTTTGAAAGAGGAGATTATCCTTTTGAAAGGGACCCTCGATGCAAAATAA
- the recO gene encoding DNA repair protein RecO, giving the protein MPLHTTQAIVIRSFNYGESDKILTFFTRDFGKLKGIAKGARRSKKRFQNALGLFSHLRLIFFDREGMGLVRVESGDLLHAFPNLREDLKRIYFGNYYLELINEMAGEREVHPEAFDHVLSFLTQLDREPPREDQLRIFEIRMLALFGYRPHLSRCGSCKRGWEELRNEANTFFSLEQGTLLCGQCSKRGEALLPLSLGTARLIDLIAQSDLDHLNRIRFTAQALAESRGLLPRFISHHIGKELKSLKALQDLGGPS; this is encoded by the coding sequence ATGCCCCTTCACACCACCCAGGCCATCGTCATCCGGTCCTTCAATTACGGAGAGTCCGACAAGATCCTCACCTTTTTCACCCGTGATTTCGGCAAACTGAAAGGGATCGCCAAAGGGGCCCGAAGGAGCAAGAAGCGCTTCCAGAACGCCCTGGGACTCTTCTCCCATCTCCGGCTCATCTTTTTTGACCGGGAGGGGATGGGGCTGGTGAGGGTGGAAAGCGGCGATCTCCTCCACGCCTTTCCGAACCTGAGGGAAGACCTGAAGAGGATCTACTTCGGGAATTATTATCTCGAGCTGATCAACGAGATGGCCGGAGAACGGGAGGTCCACCCCGAGGCCTTCGACCATGTCCTCTCTTTTCTGACCCAACTCGATCGAGAGCCACCGAGGGAAGATCAGTTGAGGATCTTCGAGATCCGGATGCTCGCCCTCTTCGGCTACCGTCCCCATCTGAGCCGGTGCGGTTCGTGCAAGCGGGGGTGGGAGGAGTTGAGAAACGAGGCCAATACCTTCTTCTCCCTCGAACAGGGGACGCTCCTCTGCGGCCAATGTTCGAAGAGAGGGGAGGCCCTCCTCCCCCTCTCTCTGGGAACGGCCAGGCTCATCGATCTGATCGCTCAGAGCGATCTCGATCACCTGAACCGGATCCGGTTCACCGCCCAGGCCCTCGCCGAGAGCAGGGGACTTCTTCCAAGGTTCATCTCCCATCACATCGGGAAAGAGCTGAAGTCGTTAAAGGCCCTCCAGGATCTCGGTGGACCTTCTTGA
- a CDS encoding flavodoxin family protein, which yields MKVIALNGSARGKKGVTWRLMEALLKGLSEAGASVTDFQLKEMNLSPCRACLTCMHKTPGQCAQRDDMDQIYPHLKASDLFVMGTPVYTDNMSAQMKTVMDRCICGMDPFLTRDASGRVRHPYSWRLPSKFLLLSTSGFPETDNFGPLVLTFRAQAANFGCEPIGEICIPGSIALQMVPQLLEPRLELIRQAGNKLALEGKIPSSLLEDLNQPIVNVDQYLEIAARYEAWARKSRGEEKA from the coding sequence ATGAAAGTGATCGCGTTAAACGGAAGCGCAAGGGGAAAGAAAGGCGTCACCTGGAGATTGATGGAGGCCCTTCTGAAAGGGCTTTCCGAGGCAGGCGCCTCGGTCACTGACTTCCAGCTCAAGGAGATGAACCTCTCGCCCTGCCGGGCCTGTCTGACCTGTATGCACAAGACGCCCGGTCAATGCGCCCAGCGGGACGACATGGATCAGATCTATCCCCACCTCAAGGCGTCTGACCTCTTCGTCATGGGCACCCCCGTTTACACGGACAACATGAGCGCCCAGATGAAGACCGTGATGGATCGCTGCATCTGCGGCATGGACCCCTTTTTGACCCGGGACGCCTCCGGCCGGGTGAGGCATCCCTACAGCTGGAGATTGCCCTCGAAATTCCTTCTCCTTTCCACCTCGGGATTTCCGGAAACGGACAATTTTGGCCCCCTCGTCCTGACGTTCAGGGCCCAGGCGGCCAACTTCGGTTGCGAGCCGATCGGGGAGATCTGCATCCCGGGCTCCATCGCCCTCCAGATGGTCCCACAGCTCCTGGAACCCAGGCTCGAATTGATCCGCCAGGCCGGCAACAAACTCGCCCTCGAGGGGAAAATCCCCTCCTCCCTGCTCGAGGACCTGAACCAGCCCATCGTGAACGTCGATCAATATCTGGAGATCGCGGCAAGATACGAGGCCTGGGCAAGAAAGAGCCGGGGAGAGGAGAAGGCCTAA